In one window of Frigoriglobus tundricola DNA:
- the fabF gene encoding beta-ketoacyl-ACP synthase II: MTHRRVVITGLGTVNPLALNVPDYWRGLLAGHSGIAPITLFDTTDFKVKFGGEVKGFAPEPVIDTRSARKLDRFTQFAVVAAAEAVRDSGIDFAAENAFRCGCILGSGIGGIAELEEGHRTLMERGPGRLGPFLIAKMIANAASGNISIHFGLRGPNTTVSTACSSAAHAIADSLAAIRQGHADVMVTGGSEAAITPLGLGGFIACRAVSDRNGDPPRASRPFDKDRDGFVLSEGAGLLVLEEYERAKARNATIYAEVCGAGNTADAYHITAPHEDGIGAAEAMRMAIRDSGWNADEVRYINAHGTSTGLGDVAETKAIKQVFGDHAKKLMISSTKSMIGHLLGASGGVEAVACALSIKHGVLHPTINLVNQDFEAGCDLDYVPNTAREVRVRRVLSNSFGFGGHNCSIALGAV; the protein is encoded by the coding sequence ATGACACACCGCCGGGTGGTGATCACCGGGCTGGGGACCGTGAACCCGCTCGCGCTGAACGTGCCGGACTACTGGCGGGGCCTCCTCGCCGGGCACAGCGGCATCGCGCCCATCACGCTCTTCGACACCACCGACTTCAAAGTGAAGTTCGGGGGCGAGGTGAAGGGCTTCGCGCCCGAGCCGGTCATCGACACCCGATCCGCTCGGAAGCTCGACCGGTTCACCCAGTTCGCCGTCGTCGCCGCCGCCGAAGCCGTCAGGGACAGCGGCATCGACTTCGCCGCGGAGAACGCGTTCCGGTGCGGCTGCATCCTCGGCAGCGGGATCGGCGGCATCGCCGAACTCGAAGAGGGGCACCGCACGCTGATGGAGCGCGGCCCCGGGCGGCTCGGGCCGTTCCTCATCGCCAAGATGATCGCCAACGCGGCCAGCGGCAACATCTCCATCCACTTCGGCCTCCGCGGCCCCAACACCACCGTCTCCACCGCGTGCTCGTCGGCCGCCCACGCCATTGCGGACTCGCTCGCCGCCATCCGGCAGGGCCACGCCGACGTGATGGTGACCGGCGGCAGCGAGGCCGCGATCACCCCGCTCGGGCTCGGCGGGTTCATCGCGTGCCGGGCGGTTTCGGACCGCAACGGCGACCCGCCCCGGGCCAGCCGCCCGTTCGACAAGGACCGCGACGGCTTCGTGCTCAGCGAGGGCGCCGGCCTCCTGGTCCTCGAGGAGTACGAGCGGGCGAAGGCGCGGAACGCGACGATCTACGCCGAGGTGTGCGGCGCCGGGAACACCGCGGACGCCTACCACATCACCGCCCCGCACGAGGACGGCATCGGCGCCGCCGAGGCGATGCGGATGGCGATCCGCGACTCCGGGTGGAACGCCGACGAGGTGCGTTACATCAACGCCCACGGCACCAGCACCGGCCTGGGCGACGTGGCCGAGACGAAGGCGATCAAGCAGGTGTTCGGGGACCACGCGAAGAAGCTGATGATCTCCAGCACCAAGAGCATGATCGGCCACCTGCTCGGCGCCAGCGGCGGGGTGGAGGCGGTGGCGTGCGCGCTGAGCATCAAGCACGGCGTGCTGCACCCCACGATCAACCTCGTGAACCAGGACTTCGAAGCCGGCTGCGACCTCGACTACGTCCCCAACACGGCCCGCGAGGTCCGCGTCCGCCGCGTGCTGTCCAACAGCTTCGGCTTCGGCGGGCACAACTGCTCGATCGCCCTCGGCGCGGTCTAA
- a CDS encoding MFS transporter translates to MASAAPPLALPLRLKLSAMMFLQFAVWGSWFVVFFPYLRGLDFTGEQAGALIGNMALGAIFSTIFAGYVADRLLASEKLMAICHLAGGVLLYLIAQVQSPGEYWTLFALTLVYALLFNPTLVLANSITFEHVPDGQRDFPGIRVLGTLGWIAAGFGIDLLFAGGAGHTAASTNGPLLLAAGLSVALGAYSFFLPHTPPKGEVQGVPFVRALGLFKDFSFAVFFIVSLAITVVLAFYYTVTADFLAKQCDVKNIGSTMLIGQVCETVFLPLLPLFLVRFGMKWVLVLGMFCWGLRYFLFANAGPEGFGFALAIVGVALHGFCFDFFFAAGFIHCDNKAPKDIRASAQALFSFLTYGVGMWLGSLLCGRLVDKYTDPVTKAVNWSEFWMVPSVGVIACLAVFLVLFRDRSGPITEPGVKETAVTPGA, encoded by the coding sequence ATGGCTTCCGCCGCGCCGCCGCTGGCCCTTCCGCTCCGCCTCAAACTGTCGGCGATGATGTTCCTCCAGTTCGCCGTCTGGGGGTCGTGGTTCGTCGTGTTCTTCCCGTACCTCCGCGGGCTCGACTTCACCGGCGAGCAGGCCGGGGCGCTGATCGGCAACATGGCCCTCGGGGCGATCTTCTCGACCATCTTCGCGGGCTACGTCGCGGACCGGCTGCTCGCCAGCGAAAAGCTGATGGCGATCTGTCACCTCGCCGGCGGCGTGCTGCTCTACCTGATCGCCCAGGTGCAGAGCCCGGGCGAGTACTGGACGCTCTTCGCGCTCACGCTCGTCTACGCCCTGTTGTTCAACCCGACGCTGGTGCTGGCGAACTCGATCACCTTCGAGCACGTGCCCGACGGGCAGCGCGACTTCCCCGGCATCCGCGTCCTGGGGACGCTCGGGTGGATCGCGGCCGGGTTCGGCATCGACCTGCTGTTCGCCGGCGGCGCGGGGCACACGGCCGCCAGCACGAACGGCCCGCTGCTGCTGGCGGCCGGGCTGTCGGTCGCGCTGGGCGCGTACAGCTTCTTCCTCCCGCACACCCCGCCGAAGGGGGAGGTCCAGGGCGTCCCGTTCGTCCGCGCGCTGGGGCTGTTCAAAGACTTCTCGTTCGCGGTGTTCTTCATCGTGTCGCTGGCGATCACCGTGGTGCTCGCCTTCTATTACACCGTCACCGCGGACTTCCTCGCCAAGCAGTGCGACGTGAAGAACATCGGTTCGACGATGCTCATCGGCCAGGTGTGCGAGACGGTGTTCCTGCCGCTGCTGCCGCTGTTCCTGGTCCGGTTCGGGATGAAGTGGGTGCTGGTGCTCGGCATGTTCTGCTGGGGGCTGCGCTATTTCCTGTTCGCCAACGCGGGGCCGGAGGGGTTCGGGTTCGCGCTGGCGATCGTCGGCGTGGCGCTGCACGGGTTCTGCTTCGACTTCTTCTTCGCCGCCGGGTTCATCCACTGCGACAACAAGGCCCCGAAGGACATCCGGGCCAGTGCCCAGGCCCTGTTCAGCTTTCTGACCTACGGGGTCGGGATGTGGCTGGGCAGCCTGTTGTGCGGGCGGCTGGTGGACAAGTACACCGACCCGGTCACGAAGGCCGTGAACTGGTCGGAGTTCTGGATGGTGCCGAGCGTCGGCGTGATCGCGTGCCTGGCTGTGTTTCTGGTCCTGTTCCGCGACCGGTCCGGGCCGATCACGGAACCGGGCGTCAAGGAAACGGCCGTCACTCCGGGCGCCTGA
- a CDS encoding HIT family protein, which produces MDRLWAPWRLAYITAPKDKPAATGDDCFICRGVAGTEDRANLVVHRTELSVVILNLFPYNNGHLLVTPRAHKARFDELTPDELVDIQLTLGKMIGALERRMKPDGFNVGLNLGRAAGAGVPGHLHWHIVPRWVGDSNFMTAVSDMRVLSQSLEALYDLLVEELRS; this is translated from the coding sequence GTGGATCGTTTGTGGGCACCGTGGCGGCTGGCGTACATCACCGCACCGAAGGACAAACCGGCCGCCACCGGCGACGACTGCTTCATCTGCCGCGGCGTCGCCGGGACCGAGGACCGGGCGAACCTGGTGGTTCACCGCACCGAGTTGTCGGTCGTGATCCTGAACCTGTTCCCGTACAACAACGGCCACCTGCTCGTGACGCCCAGGGCGCACAAGGCGCGGTTCGACGAGCTCACCCCGGACGAGCTGGTGGACATCCAGCTCACCCTGGGGAAAATGATCGGCGCGCTGGAGCGGCGGATGAAGCCCGACGGGTTCAACGTCGGGCTGAACCTGGGCCGGGCCGCCGGCGCGGGGGTGCCGGGGCACCTGCACTGGCACATCGTCCCGCGGTGGGTGGGCGACAGTAACTTCATGACCGCCGTCAGCGACATGCGGGTGCTGTCGCAGTCGCTGGAGGCGCTGTACGACCTGCTGGTGGAGGAGCTCAGGTCGTGA
- the rpmF gene encoding 50S ribosomal protein L32, with translation MAVPKRRTSRSRKGTRRSHHHVVPVQIQFCARCSEPVMPHRVCSHCGYYQGRDALPMEDEKQGK, from the coding sequence ATGGCCGTACCCAAAAGGCGCACCTCCCGCTCCCGAAAGGGCACCCGGCGCAGCCACCACCACGTCGTCCCGGTGCAGATCCAGTTCTGCGCCCGGTGCAGTGAGCCGGTGATGCCGCACCGCGTGTGCTCGCACTGCGGCTATTATCAGGGGCGCGACGCGCTGCCGATGGAAGACGAGAAGCAAGGGAAGTGA
- the plsX gene encoding phosphate acyltransferase PlsX, with protein sequence MRIALDAMGGDHGPAPNVGGARLALATNPDLTIVFVGDQAQLDPLLAAGGLPGGRVEVFHAPHAVEMKEKPAEALRRKPDASIFRCWELLAEGRVDGLVSAGNTGAVVAGGLKTRRFLPCVHRPGIATVMPTAKGRCVIMDVGANVFPKPRHMLEYGAMGSAFARHMLNVARPTLGLMNVGEEEGKGHELVQKTYDLFRASSLNDRFVGNIEGRDIHRGAVDVVVTDGFTGNVVLKLCEGVSEFVLGLVGQEVVAGLPNDRAAAAQALKALVAKYHYSAFGGAPLLGVEGVCIICHGSSKDAAIANALGVAALDVRVNLNEKIVAELEGLPANGEE encoded by the coding sequence ATGCGGATCGCCCTCGATGCGATGGGCGGTGATCACGGCCCGGCCCCGAACGTCGGCGGCGCGCGGCTGGCGCTCGCTACCAACCCCGACCTGACGATCGTGTTCGTCGGCGATCAGGCCCAGCTCGATCCCCTCCTCGCGGCCGGCGGTCTGCCGGGCGGGCGCGTCGAAGTGTTCCACGCGCCGCACGCGGTCGAGATGAAGGAGAAGCCGGCCGAGGCGCTGCGCCGCAAGCCGGACGCGTCCATCTTCCGCTGCTGGGAGCTGCTGGCCGAGGGCCGGGTGGACGGGCTCGTGTCCGCCGGCAACACCGGCGCCGTCGTCGCCGGCGGGCTGAAGACGCGGCGGTTCCTCCCGTGCGTCCACCGGCCCGGCATCGCCACCGTCATGCCCACCGCGAAGGGCCGCTGCGTCATCATGGACGTCGGCGCCAACGTGTTCCCCAAGCCGCGCCACATGCTCGAGTACGGCGCGATGGGCTCCGCCTTCGCCCGCCACATGCTCAACGTGGCGCGGCCCACCCTCGGCCTGATGAACGTCGGCGAGGAGGAGGGGAAGGGGCACGAGCTCGTCCAGAAGACCTACGACCTGTTCCGCGCCAGCTCGCTGAACGACCGGTTCGTGGGGAACATCGAGGGCCGCGACATCCACCGCGGCGCGGTGGACGTGGTCGTCACCGACGGGTTCACCGGCAACGTGGTGCTGAAGCTGTGCGAGGGGGTGTCGGAGTTCGTGCTGGGGCTGGTCGGCCAGGAAGTGGTCGCCGGGCTCCCCAACGACCGCGCCGCTGCCGCCCAGGCGCTCAAGGCGCTGGTCGCGAAGTACCACTACAGCGCCTTCGGCGGGGCGCCGCTCCTGGGCGTCGAGGGCGTCTGCATCATCTGCCACGGCTCCTCGAAGGACGCCGCCATCGCCAACGCGCTGGGCGTCGCGGCCCTCGACGTGCGGGTGAACCTGAACGAGAAGATCGTCGCCGAGCTGGAAGGGCTGCCGGCCAACGGCGAGGAGTGA
- the acpP gene encoding acyl carrier protein produces MSVEQRVIDIVSEHFAYDKEKITRTTTFIEDIGADSLDIVEFVMELEEEFDIQIPDDQAEKIKTVGEAVDYIDNAIKNKPQ; encoded by the coding sequence GTGTCCGTCGAGCAACGCGTGATCGATATCGTGAGCGAGCACTTCGCTTACGATAAAGAGAAGATCACCCGAACCACCACGTTCATTGAAGACATCGGCGCCGACTCCCTCGACATTGTCGAGTTCGTCATGGAACTGGAGGAGGAGTTCGACATCCAGATCCCCGACGACCAGGCCGAGAAGATCAAGACCGTGGGCGAGGCCGTCGATTACATCGACAACGCCATCAAGAACAAACCGCAGTGA
- the moeB gene encoding molybdopterin-synthase adenylyltransferase MoeB: MPFPDLLAGRWADVSLTQPEFARYSRHVIMPEVGLDGQRKLKAAKVLVIGTGGLGSPLALYLAAAGVGTLGLVDFDVVDVSNLQRQIIHGTADVGRSKCQSAAARLRDVNPEVKIDLWETRFTSQNALDIVKDYDVVVDGTDNFPTRYLVNDACVLLNKPNVYGSIFRFDGQATVFDPRVGPCYRCLYPEPPPPGEVPSCAEGGVLGILPGVIGCIQATETIKLILGIGEPLVGRLLHYDALNMTFKTFKIRRDPKWAIGAPHPTVTRLIDYEEFCGVRGGAAPAQPGFSGGDITPEQLKKRIDAGEHLFVLDVRNPNEFAICRIPGTVLVPLPELPARVSEVPKDREVIVHCKSGMRSQKAIEFLKAQGYTKLVNLTGGILGWADKVDPGMPRY, encoded by the coding sequence ATGCCGTTCCCCGATCTGCTCGCCGGCCGGTGGGCCGACGTGTCCCTCACGCAGCCCGAGTTCGCCCGCTACTCGCGGCACGTCATCATGCCGGAGGTCGGCCTCGACGGGCAGCGGAAGCTCAAGGCCGCGAAGGTGCTGGTCATCGGCACCGGCGGCCTCGGCTCGCCGCTGGCCCTGTACCTGGCCGCCGCCGGCGTCGGCACGCTCGGGCTCGTCGATTTCGATGTCGTCGATGTGTCCAACTTGCAGCGGCAGATCATCCACGGCACCGCGGACGTGGGCCGCTCGAAGTGCCAGTCCGCGGCGGCGCGCCTCCGCGACGTGAACCCCGAGGTGAAGATCGACCTGTGGGAGACCCGCTTCACGTCGCAGAACGCGCTCGACATCGTGAAGGACTACGACGTCGTCGTGGACGGCACCGACAACTTCCCGACGCGGTACCTCGTCAACGACGCGTGCGTGCTGCTGAACAAGCCGAACGTGTACGGCAGCATCTTCCGCTTCGACGGCCAGGCGACGGTGTTCGACCCCCGCGTGGGACCGTGCTACCGGTGCCTGTACCCCGAACCGCCCCCGCCGGGCGAGGTGCCGAGCTGCGCCGAGGGCGGGGTGCTGGGCATCCTGCCGGGCGTCATCGGCTGCATCCAGGCGACGGAAACGATCAAGCTCATCCTCGGCATCGGCGAACCGCTCGTCGGCCGCCTCCTGCACTACGACGCCCTGAACATGACGTTCAAGACGTTCAAGATCCGCCGCGACCCGAAGTGGGCCATCGGCGCCCCGCACCCGACCGTCACGCGCCTGATCGATTACGAAGAGTTCTGCGGCGTCCGGGGCGGGGCCGCGCCGGCGCAACCGGGCTTCAGCGGTGGTGACATCACGCCGGAACAGCTCAAGAAGCGCATCGACGCGGGCGAGCACCTGTTCGTGCTGGACGTGCGGAACCCGAACGAGTTCGCGATCTGCCGCATCCCGGGCACGGTGCTGGTGCCGCTCCCCGAACTGCCCGCGCGGGTGAGTGAGGTGCCGAAGGACCGGGAGGTGATCGTCCACTGCAAGAGCGGGATGCGGAGCCAGAAGGCGATCGAGTTCCTGAAGGCGCAAGGGTACACGAAGCTCGTGAACCTCACCGGCGGCATCCTCGGCTGGGCCGACAAGGTCGATCCGGGGATGCCGCGGTACTGA
- the fabD gene encoding ACP S-malonyltransferase: MSGHRKRIGPPPGEAVHVPGGVSEGENELTIGRSIPPLVELTPAGPRFAVAVPTRGSAPVVPPSARLDPAPTAPTVSGTVMPRTAFLFPGQGAQTVGMAAALCQALPAARDLFERAAAVLGYDLLAVCTSGPAERLNATDVSQPAIFVASLAALEQLKAAEPDAAAGVVATAGLSLGEYTALAFAGALAFEDGVRLVQARGRAMQAAAEAAPSGMVSVLGMEVPEVEALVLESRGADTLEVANLLCPGNTVVSGALAAIDRFEQLCVQKGGIRTVRLTVAGAFHTKLMKPADEALAAALAGVPLGAPRVPVWSNVDARPHTGPDEIRALLVRQVLAPVRWEDTLRGLLADGVERFYEIGPGRVLAGLLKRVLRKADIRNVAA; the protein is encoded by the coding sequence ATGAGCGGCCACAGGAAGCGGATCGGGCCGCCCCCCGGAGAAGCGGTCCACGTTCCCGGCGGGGTGAGCGAGGGCGAGAACGAACTCACCATCGGCCGGTCGATTCCGCCCCTCGTTGAACTGACGCCCGCGGGGCCGCGGTTCGCGGTCGCCGTGCCGACGCGCGGGAGCGCGCCCGTCGTGCCGCCCTCGGCCCGTCTCGACCCGGCCCCGACCGCGCCGACCGTTTCAGGAACCGTCATGCCACGGACCGCTTTTCTCTTCCCCGGCCAAGGCGCCCAGACGGTCGGGATGGCCGCCGCACTGTGCCAGGCGCTTCCGGCCGCGCGCGACCTGTTTGAGCGGGCCGCCGCCGTGCTCGGGTACGACCTGCTCGCCGTCTGCACGAGCGGCCCGGCGGAGCGCCTGAACGCCACCGACGTGAGCCAACCGGCCATCTTCGTTGCCAGCCTCGCGGCCCTGGAGCAGCTCAAGGCCGCCGAGCCGGACGCCGCCGCCGGCGTGGTCGCGACCGCCGGCTTGAGCCTGGGCGAGTACACCGCCCTGGCGTTCGCCGGGGCGCTCGCGTTCGAGGACGGCGTGCGGCTCGTACAGGCCCGCGGGCGGGCGATGCAGGCCGCCGCGGAGGCCGCCCCGTCGGGCATGGTGAGCGTGCTCGGGATGGAGGTCCCGGAGGTCGAGGCCCTGGTCCTGGAGTCCCGCGGCGCGGACACGCTCGAGGTCGCGAACCTGCTGTGCCCCGGGAACACCGTCGTGTCCGGGGCGCTCGCCGCGATCGACCGGTTCGAGCAACTGTGCGTGCAGAAGGGCGGCATCCGGACCGTGCGGCTGACGGTCGCGGGGGCGTTCCACACGAAACTGATGAAGCCGGCCGACGAAGCGCTCGCGGCGGCGCTCGCGGGCGTCCCGCTGGGCGCGCCGAGGGTGCCGGTGTGGTCGAACGTGGACGCCCGGCCGCACACCGGTCCCGACGAAATCCGCGCCCTGCTCGTGCGGCAGGTGCTCGCGCCGGTCCGGTGGGAGGACACGCTCCGCGGGCTCTTGGCGGACGGCGTGGAGCGGTTCTACGAGATCGGGCCGGGCCGCGTATTGGCCGGGTTGCTCAAGCGTGTGCTGCGGAAAGCCGATATCCGAAACGTCGCGGCCTAG
- a CDS encoding S8 family peptidase produces MGRSRPLKGHPLENSPENEPVAPWGEEMFPDAPFTGFAASGLFVPRDGHEETDLTFAPTAGIRQSAVTGKKVYVAKPSKDADQTLQRIGLTSTRFPHRLSELKAKRAGLFTPLEALGMSAAFFHDEKERDDALSELNGQYEFVADFPLSLPCRVTMRASPASRRAAQTAREWPTQSGVAAAHAAGVRGKDVLIAVLDTGADADHAEFAGRRITYRYISFFPNNPNWPPRDVRGFDTNGHGTHVSGILVGQTVGVAPEADLYVASVIESETILTSVTRVFAGLQWVLRHFTTPNNERKPGVLNMSLGFPQQVTGVDANELQARFRTMQLFLTTLRRANVLPVAAIGNAGAGQFGYPGAFKEAVGVGAVDFNEQVPGFSGSAPAGNTTPAKPDLAGYGVGVNSAVERDYEGQSIYQRFNGTSMASPYVAGIAALYRSEDPALSVDEVYARLVATARPVAGQKARTGAGIATYVAH; encoded by the coding sequence ATGGGACGCAGTCGCCCACTCAAAGGTCACCCGCTCGAGAACAGCCCCGAAAACGAACCGGTCGCCCCGTGGGGCGAGGAGATGTTCCCCGACGCCCCGTTCACCGGGTTCGCCGCGTCGGGGCTGTTCGTCCCGCGGGACGGGCACGAGGAGACGGACCTGACGTTCGCCCCGACCGCCGGCATCCGGCAGTCGGCGGTGACCGGAAAAAAGGTGTACGTGGCCAAGCCGAGCAAGGACGCCGACCAGACCCTCCAGCGGATCGGCCTGACGAGCACGCGGTTCCCCCACCGCCTGAGCGAGCTGAAGGCGAAACGGGCCGGACTGTTCACCCCGCTCGAGGCGCTCGGGATGAGCGCCGCGTTCTTCCACGACGAGAAGGAGCGCGACGACGCGCTGAGCGAGCTGAACGGCCAGTACGAGTTCGTCGCGGACTTCCCGCTCTCGCTGCCGTGCCGGGTGACGATGAGGGCGTCGCCGGCCAGCCGCCGGGCCGCCCAGACGGCCCGCGAGTGGCCCACGCAGAGCGGCGTGGCGGCCGCCCACGCGGCCGGGGTGCGGGGCAAGGACGTGCTGATCGCGGTCCTCGACACCGGGGCGGACGCCGACCACGCCGAGTTCGCCGGCCGGCGGATCACCTACCGGTACATCTCGTTCTTCCCGAACAACCCGAACTGGCCGCCGCGGGACGTGCGCGGGTTCGACACCAACGGGCACGGCACGCACGTGTCCGGCATCCTGGTGGGGCAGACGGTCGGGGTGGCCCCGGAGGCCGACCTGTACGTCGCGTCGGTCATTGAGAGCGAGACCATCCTGACCAGCGTCACGCGCGTGTTCGCCGGCCTGCAGTGGGTGCTCCGCCACTTCACCACCCCGAACAACGAGCGGAAGCCGGGGGTGCTCAACATGTCCCTCGGGTTCCCCCAGCAGGTCACGGGCGTGGACGCGAACGAGCTCCAGGCGCGGTTCCGGACGATGCAGTTGTTCCTGACGACCCTCCGCCGCGCGAACGTGCTGCCGGTGGCGGCGATCGGTAACGCCGGGGCCGGGCAGTTCGGTTACCCGGGCGCGTTCAAGGAGGCGGTCGGGGTCGGCGCGGTGGACTTCAACGAACAGGTGCCGGGGTTCTCGGGCAGCGCTCCAGCGGGCAATACGACCCCGGCCAAGCCCGATCTCGCGGGGTACGGAGTGGGAGTCAACTCGGCGGTCGAGCGCGACTACGAGGGGCAATCGATTTACCAGCGGTTCAACGGTACGAGCATGGCCTCCCCGTACGTGGCCGGGATCGCCGCGCTGTACCGGTCCGAAGATCCCGCCTTGTCCGTCGACGAGGTTTATGCCAGATTGGTAGCAACGGCCCGCCCCGTTGCGGGCCAAAAAGCCCGGACCGGGGCAGGGATCGCCACTTACGTCGCCCACTGA